One Actinoplanes missouriensis 431 DNA segment encodes these proteins:
- a CDS encoding ABC transporter permease, with product MSILEVIRFSLRGLSANKLRSALTMLGILIGVAAVILLVAVGNGSAKAISDRIEALGTNTITVMSSGRGGSSSTSLTKEMADALVDEELAPDVTSVSPVVSSSSATMTYEGTDHSVATFVGTTPSWFAASSTPVGTGAMFTSDDVDQGRRVVVLGRTVAEELFPGVDPIGKQVTVGGALFTIVGVLEEKSSTGFNDANDTAVAPLTAVQQVLTGYGALTSIIVEASDPDRVDAAQDQVSTILDQKLDVSDASAGTPYRIQNASSLLETQTETADTFTTLLGAVAAISLLVGGIGITNIMLVTVTERTREIGIRKALGAPRRVILTQFLIEATLLSVLGGGLGVAAALIGSHFTIVGVKPVIVPSSIGLAVGVSVAIGLFFGGLPAARAARLRPIDALRYE from the coding sequence ATGAGCATCCTGGAAGTCATCCGCTTCTCGCTGCGCGGGCTCTCCGCCAACAAGCTGCGATCCGCCCTGACCATGCTGGGCATCCTGATCGGTGTGGCCGCGGTGATCCTGCTGGTCGCGGTCGGCAACGGCTCGGCCAAGGCGATCAGTGACCGGATCGAGGCGCTCGGCACGAACACCATCACGGTGATGAGCAGCGGCCGCGGCGGCTCCAGCAGCACGTCGCTGACCAAGGAGATGGCCGACGCGCTCGTCGACGAGGAGCTGGCGCCGGACGTGACGTCGGTGTCGCCGGTGGTCAGCTCGTCGTCGGCGACCATGACGTACGAGGGGACCGACCACTCGGTCGCGACGTTCGTCGGCACCACGCCGAGCTGGTTCGCCGCCTCCAGCACCCCGGTCGGCACCGGCGCGATGTTCACCTCCGACGACGTCGACCAGGGCCGGCGGGTCGTGGTGCTCGGCCGGACCGTGGCCGAGGAGCTGTTCCCCGGTGTCGACCCGATCGGCAAGCAGGTCACCGTCGGCGGCGCGCTCTTCACCATCGTCGGCGTCCTGGAGGAGAAGAGTTCCACCGGATTCAACGACGCCAACGACACGGCGGTCGCCCCGCTCACCGCGGTGCAGCAGGTGCTGACCGGGTACGGCGCCCTCACCTCGATCATCGTGGAGGCGTCCGACCCGGACCGGGTGGACGCCGCGCAGGACCAGGTCTCCACGATCCTGGATCAGAAGCTCGACGTCAGCGACGCGTCGGCCGGCACCCCGTACCGGATCCAGAACGCGTCCTCGCTGCTGGAGACGCAGACCGAGACCGCCGACACGTTCACCACGCTGCTCGGGGCGGTGGCCGCGATCAGTCTGCTCGTCGGCGGCATCGGCATCACCAACATCATGCTGGTGACGGTCACCGAGCGGACCCGCGAGATCGGCATCCGCAAGGCGCTCGGCGCGCCGCGACGGGTGATCCTGACCCAGTTCCTGATCGAGGCGACGCTGCTCAGCGTGCTCGGCGGCGGCCTCGGCGTCGCCGCCGCGCTGATCGGCAGCCACTTCACGATCGTCGGCGTGAAACCGGTCATCGTGCCCAGCTCGATCGGGCTGGCCGTGGGCGTCTCCGTCGCGATCGGACTGTTCTTCGGCGGCCTGCCCGCCGCCCGCGCCGCCCGGCTGCGTCCCATCGACGCGCTGCGCTACGAGTGA
- a CDS encoding sensor histidine kinase, with product MKRWSQWTLRSRLVLVVGILSAIALLAANAVGVLLIRSYLQDRIDEQLVGISRPMSEISPWQGVAPRAGGRFRIGADQVTYLYRADGTLDPARSSATADDRPAVESLSRVAERVGQPYTVSTAGGADWRMIAVAVGDTGGYAVIGSSLIEVEQTTERLLIIDLGVMVLILGLLGAGAAFVVRLGLRPLTSMETVAADISGGNLSGRVPGPDPHTEPGRLALALNAMLTRIEAEVDARTHSEQRLRQFVADASHELRTPLTSIRGFAELYRRGGVLSAAELDETMARIEGEAGRMGVLVEDLLMLARLDRQRTLEIRRVDLLEIAADAIRDGHARAPDRSIVLADMFEPVMVLGDDHGLRQVATNLVANALNHTPPGTTVTVRVGHFTKNPDSAAVRSGPVTYSDGVPFALLEVSDDGPGVTPEHAPRVFERLYRADSSRSRASGGGSGLGLAIVAAIVHTHGGWVELVPSESGGACFRVLIPAISDSL from the coding sequence ATGAAGCGGTGGAGTCAGTGGACTCTGCGGTCGCGGCTGGTGCTGGTCGTCGGTATCTTGTCGGCGATCGCGCTGCTGGCCGCCAACGCCGTGGGTGTCCTGCTGATCCGGTCCTATCTGCAGGACCGGATCGACGAACAGCTGGTCGGCATCTCGCGGCCCATGTCGGAAATATCCCCCTGGCAAGGTGTCGCCCCGCGCGCCGGCGGCCGCTTCCGCATCGGCGCCGACCAGGTCACCTATCTCTACCGTGCGGACGGGACCCTGGACCCCGCGCGGAGCTCGGCCACGGCCGATGACCGTCCGGCCGTCGAGTCACTGTCCCGCGTCGCCGAGCGGGTGGGGCAGCCCTACACCGTCTCCACCGCCGGGGGCGCCGACTGGCGGATGATCGCGGTCGCGGTCGGCGACACCGGCGGGTACGCCGTCATCGGCTCCTCGCTGATCGAGGTCGAGCAGACCACCGAGCGGCTGCTGATCATCGACCTCGGCGTGATGGTGCTGATCCTGGGTCTGCTCGGGGCCGGCGCCGCGTTCGTGGTCCGGCTCGGGCTGCGGCCGCTCACGTCGATGGAGACGGTCGCCGCGGACATCTCCGGCGGCAACCTCTCCGGCCGGGTGCCCGGCCCCGACCCGCACACCGAACCGGGCCGGCTCGCGCTCGCGCTGAACGCGATGCTCACCCGGATCGAGGCGGAGGTCGACGCGCGGACGCACTCCGAGCAGCGGCTGCGCCAGTTCGTCGCGGACGCCTCGCACGAGCTGCGCACCCCGCTCACCTCGATCCGCGGGTTCGCCGAGCTGTACCGGCGCGGCGGGGTGCTCAGCGCCGCCGAACTGGACGAGACGATGGCCCGGATCGAGGGGGAGGCCGGGCGGATGGGCGTCCTCGTCGAGGACCTGCTGATGCTGGCCCGGCTGGACCGGCAGCGCACCCTGGAGATCCGCCGGGTGGACCTCCTGGAGATCGCCGCGGACGCCATCCGGGACGGGCACGCCCGCGCCCCGGACCGGTCCATCGTGCTGGCCGACATGTTCGAGCCGGTCATGGTCCTCGGTGACGATCACGGGCTGCGTCAGGTCGCCACGAACCTGGTGGCGAACGCGCTGAACCACACCCCGCCAGGGACCACGGTGACCGTACGGGTCGGGCATTTCACCAAAAATCCAGACTCTGCCGCCGTACGATCCGGGCCGGTCACCTACAGCGACGGCGTCCCGTTCGCGCTCCTCGAAGTCAGCGACGACGGCCCCGGCGTCACGCCCGAGCACGCCCCGCGCGTTTTCGAGCGGCTCTACCGCGCCGACTCCAGCCGGTCCCGCGCCAGCGGCGGCGGTTCCGGGCTCGGCCTCGCCATCGTCGCGGCGATCGTGCACACCCACGGCGGCTGGGTCGAACTGGTCCCCAGCGAATCCGGCGGCGCCTGTTTCCGGGTGCTCATCCCCGCCATCAGTGACTCGCTGTGA
- a CDS encoding helix-turn-helix transcriptional regulator, whose product MFDAPSVQKLPPADRAALLRLLGDAEAGRSSALAVLGLPGAGRTTLSRIAGATGGWTVLSAIGHADETGVPCAGLHSLLTGMEDVIAELEPAPRAVLRRGLSGTSPQAERLALGLGLQTLVGTLAARRPVLCVIDDAHLFDESSWQAVRFAARRTTRFALLATLPAGADPGGLPVHHLHPLPADQARELLARHAPDLAREVADAVLERAGGNPAALIDLAGALTPAQRRGYAPLPIGLPPESPLRERFRAELEALPRPTRELLLLAAAPPFAALPDILAAATLRPGGPHPDISGERDELLADFAAAERAGLVTIDGIAVCFASPLVRGCAYTENPASRRRAAHAALARVLAGRGDVLAALLHRAAATIGPDPALAAELIRAARSAEPGAAAEARRYAADLSANPADQGAVLVDAARSAWLAGRPHDAGLLIRRVPPAAGQARVRARGLTAEMGLPDGRPGARELLLDVAAELAGTDTATALDALALAGEAAARPGEQRRYAGLAHRVVSCRRGDEPPAVTLAFHHVAGLAGMADGDEPTAFLRFRQALDIADRVADPRSLLRAATAGVLVGDSRRAAALAGRAAVLARESGATVLVPQALEMAATAGLAAGEYAAANTAALDGAALARATGQPVLAAVHSAVLAVLAALVGDRPTALSRIEAAGSGPSRALCEWALALLDLVDGRAQAAAERLARVVTAPPGYGSAMLQVAVVPHLLEAAGQAALHDALGLDAVATGFDSWAGRTGQPAWLALRDRCRALRATDAEAAESHFAQALRHTGEAGFPRAHTELLYGRLLRRRRRHVEARTHLRRATETFRLLDAEPWAAQSTRELRAAGERVDPRASALDGLELTAQQERIAVLVAGGATNREVAQELHLSPRTVDHHLRNVFARLGVRSRTEMARMLSGG is encoded by the coding sequence ATGTTTGATGCACCGTCAGTGCAGAAACTTCCGCCGGCCGACCGGGCCGCTCTTCTCCGGCTCCTCGGCGACGCGGAGGCCGGCCGCAGCAGCGCGCTCGCCGTCCTGGGCCTGCCCGGCGCGGGCCGCACCACCCTGAGCCGGATCGCCGGCGCCACCGGAGGATGGACGGTCCTGTCCGCGATCGGTCACGCCGACGAGACCGGCGTGCCGTGCGCGGGACTGCACAGCCTGCTCACCGGCATGGAGGACGTGATCGCCGAGCTGGAGCCCGCGCCGCGTGCGGTGTTGCGGCGCGGGCTGAGCGGCACGTCACCGCAGGCGGAGCGCCTCGCGCTCGGTCTCGGCCTGCAGACCCTGGTGGGTACGCTCGCCGCCCGCCGCCCGGTCCTCTGCGTCATCGACGACGCCCACCTGTTCGACGAGTCCTCCTGGCAGGCCGTCCGGTTCGCCGCTCGCCGGACGACCCGGTTCGCGCTGCTGGCCACCCTGCCGGCCGGCGCCGATCCGGGTGGGCTGCCGGTGCACCACCTCCACCCGCTCCCCGCCGACCAGGCCCGCGAGCTGCTCGCCCGGCACGCGCCGGACCTGGCCCGCGAGGTCGCCGACGCGGTCCTCGAGCGGGCCGGCGGCAACCCGGCGGCGCTGATCGACCTGGCGGGGGCGCTCACACCCGCGCAGCGGCGCGGTTATGCCCCGCTGCCGATCGGCCTGCCGCCGGAGAGCCCCCTGCGCGAGCGTTTCCGCGCCGAGTTGGAGGCGCTCCCGCGGCCCACCCGCGAGCTGCTCCTGCTGGCGGCGGCCCCGCCGTTCGCGGCCCTGCCCGACATCCTCGCCGCGGCCACCCTCCGGCCCGGCGGCCCGCACCCGGACATCTCGGGCGAGCGGGACGAACTGCTCGCGGACTTCGCGGCGGCGGAGCGGGCCGGGCTGGTCACCATCGACGGCATCGCCGTGTGCTTCGCGTCGCCCCTGGTGCGCGGTTGCGCGTACACGGAGAATCCGGCAAGCCGCAGGCGCGCCGCCCACGCCGCGCTCGCCCGGGTCCTCGCCGGACGCGGAGACGTGCTCGCGGCGCTGCTGCACCGCGCCGCCGCCACCATCGGCCCCGACCCGGCGCTCGCCGCCGAGCTGATCCGCGCCGCCCGCAGCGCCGAACCGGGCGCCGCCGCCGAGGCCCGCCGCTACGCCGCCGACCTCTCCGCGAACCCGGCCGACCAGGGCGCGGTGCTCGTCGACGCGGCCCGGTCGGCGTGGCTGGCCGGCCGCCCGCACGACGCCGGCCTGCTGATCCGCCGGGTCCCGCCGGCGGCCGGCCAGGCCCGGGTCCGCGCCCGCGGGCTGACCGCCGAGATGGGTCTGCCCGACGGCCGTCCCGGCGCCCGCGAACTGCTCCTCGACGTGGCGGCCGAACTCGCCGGCACCGACACGGCCACCGCCCTGGACGCCCTCGCGCTCGCCGGTGAGGCCGCCGCCCGTCCCGGTGAGCAGCGCCGATACGCCGGGCTGGCACACCGGGTGGTGTCCTGCCGGCGCGGTGACGAGCCGCCGGCCGTCACCCTCGCGTTCCACCACGTGGCGGGTCTCGCCGGGATGGCCGACGGCGACGAGCCCACCGCGTTCCTCCGGTTCCGGCAGGCCCTCGACATCGCCGACCGGGTGGCCGACCCGCGGTCGCTGCTGCGCGCGGCCACCGCCGGCGTGCTGGTCGGCGACTCCCGCCGCGCCGCCGCGCTCGCCGGCCGCGCCGCGGTGCTGGCCCGTGAGTCGGGCGCGACGGTTCTGGTGCCGCAGGCCCTGGAGATGGCCGCCACGGCCGGGCTGGCCGCCGGTGAGTACGCGGCCGCGAACACCGCCGCCCTCGACGGCGCCGCCCTGGCCCGCGCCACCGGGCAGCCGGTCCTCGCCGCCGTGCACAGCGCCGTGCTCGCCGTCCTGGCCGCCCTGGTCGGCGACCGGCCCACCGCCCTGTCCCGGATCGAGGCGGCCGGCTCCGGACCGTCCCGCGCGCTCTGCGAATGGGCCCTGGCCCTGCTCGACCTGGTCGACGGGCGGGCGCAGGCGGCGGCCGAGCGGCTGGCCCGGGTGGTGACCGCGCCGCCCGGGTACGGCTCGGCGATGCTGCAGGTGGCGGTCGTCCCGCACCTGCTGGAGGCCGCGGGTCAGGCCGCGCTGCACGACGCGCTGGGCCTGGACGCGGTGGCGACCGGTTTCGACAGCTGGGCCGGCCGCACCGGGCAGCCGGCCTGGCTGGCGCTGCGGGACCGCTGCCGGGCGCTGCGGGCCACCGACGCGGAGGCCGCCGAGAGCCACTTCGCGCAGGCGCTGCGGCACACCGGCGAGGCGGGGTTCCCGCGGGCGCACACCGAGCTGCTCTACGGCCGGTTGCTGCGGCGCCGGCGGCGGCACGTGGAAGCGCGGACCCACCTGCGCCGGGCCACCGAGACGTTCCGGTTGCTGGACGCGGAGCCGTGGGCCGCGCAGAGCACCCGGGAACTGCGCGCCGCCGGGGAACGGGTCGATCCGCGGGCCTCCGCGCTGGACGGCCTGGAGCTGACCGCGCAGCAGGAGAGGATCGCGGTGCTGGTCGCCGGTGGCGCGACCAACCGCGAGGTGGCGCAGGAGCTGCACCTGAGCCCGCGCACCGTGGACCACCACCTGCGCAACGTCTTCGCCCGGCTGGGCGTGCGCTCACGCACCGAGATGGCCCGCATGCTCAGCGGCGGCTGA
- a CDS encoding efflux RND transporter periplasmic adaptor subunit: protein MKVRLSRHPSLVVNAVIGVALVAGAFTVYETFSSSDDGTAAVASERTVTVQQGTVTKTATADGTLESASTASASFETSGTVTAISVKVGDKVKKGQVLAKVDPSAAQRTLDAAEADLDAAQDALDRAEDAGSDTSEAENQVDSAELAVDEAEAGVAGAVLKAPMAGTVTAVNGTLGSSSGGSSAGGGASGGGSSSSSSSSSTGFVEIADLSKMQVSAAFAEADATSLKEKQAATVTWNALSGVEQSATVTAIDPSATTANSVVTYGVTLTLDKVPTGAKVGQTVSVSVTTGSVADAVSVNPAALTTVGNRHTVTVVANGVQETRSVEIGLEGDSATEITSGLTAGEQVVVKTTSSSSTSGGNQMGGFPGGGAGNFGGGGAPGGGGNFGGGGGGR from the coding sequence ATGAAGGTACGCCTGAGCCGCCACCCGTCCTTGGTGGTCAACGCCGTGATCGGCGTCGCGCTCGTCGCCGGAGCATTCACGGTGTACGAGACATTCTCCTCATCCGATGACGGGACGGCCGCCGTGGCCTCCGAGCGAACGGTCACCGTCCAGCAGGGAACGGTCACCAAGACCGCGACCGCGGACGGCACCCTGGAGAGCGCCAGCACGGCGAGCGCGAGCTTCGAGACCAGCGGCACGGTCACCGCGATCAGCGTGAAGGTCGGTGACAAGGTCAAGAAGGGTCAGGTCCTCGCGAAGGTCGACCCGTCCGCCGCGCAGCGCACCCTGGACGCCGCCGAGGCGGACCTGGACGCCGCGCAGGACGCCCTGGACCGCGCCGAGGACGCCGGCTCGGACACCTCCGAGGCCGAGAACCAGGTGGACTCCGCCGAGCTGGCGGTGGACGAGGCCGAGGCCGGTGTGGCGGGCGCGGTGCTGAAGGCGCCGATGGCCGGGACGGTCACCGCGGTGAACGGGACCCTCGGAAGCTCGTCGGGAGGGTCATCCGCAGGCGGCGGTGCCTCGGGCGGCGGTTCCTCCTCCTCCTCCTCCTCCTCGAGCACGGGATTCGTGGAAATCGCCGACCTGTCGAAGATGCAGGTCAGCGCCGCCTTCGCCGAGGCCGACGCGACCAGCCTCAAGGAGAAGCAGGCCGCCACGGTCACCTGGAACGCGCTCAGCGGCGTCGAGCAGAGCGCCACGGTCACCGCGATCGACCCCTCCGCCACCACCGCGAACAGCGTCGTCACCTACGGCGTGACGCTCACCCTGGACAAGGTGCCGACCGGCGCGAAGGTCGGCCAGACCGTCTCGGTCTCGGTCACCACCGGCTCCGTCGCCGATGCCGTCTCCGTCAACCCTGCGGCGCTCACCACGGTCGGCAACCGGCACACGGTCACCGTCGTCGCGAACGGCGTACAGGAGACCCGCTCGGTGGAGATCGGCCTGGAGGGCGACTCGGCCACCGAGATCACGTCCGGCCTGACCGCCGGTGAGCAGGTCGTCGTGAAGACCACCTCGTCGTCGAGCACCAGCGGCGGCAACCAGATGGGCGGCTTCCCCGGCGGCGGTGCCGGCAACTTCGGTGGCGGCGGCGCTCCGGGCGGCGGCGGCAACTTCGGCGGCGGCGGGGGCGGGCGATGA
- a CDS encoding alpha/beta hydrolase family protein, whose amino-acid sequence MTSTAPSRARRFLLTAAAALALTAGLGATAAQAADNPYERGPAPTLSALQASRGPFAVSQTSVSRLAVTGFGGGEIYYPTSTSSGTFGAIAISPGFTAYWSSISWLGPRLASHGFVVIGIETNTTADQPASRGSQLLAALDYLTQRSSVRTRIDASRLAVAGHSMGGGGSLEAASDRPSLQAAVPLAPWNTDKTWSELRVPTLIIGGESDAIAPVASHSIPFYNSIPASAEKSYLELNNASHFFPQTTDTWTGVQMVSWLKRFVDNDTRYDQFICPGPSSLSISDYRSTCPLS is encoded by the coding sequence GTGACGTCAACCGCTCCCTCCCGGGCACGCCGCTTCCTGCTCACCGCGGCCGCTGCCCTCGCACTGACCGCCGGTCTGGGCGCCACCGCGGCACAGGCCGCCGACAATCCCTACGAGCGTGGCCCGGCGCCGACGCTCAGCGCGCTGCAGGCCTCGCGCGGCCCGTTCGCGGTCTCGCAGACCTCGGTCTCCCGGCTCGCGGTCACCGGATTCGGCGGCGGCGAGATCTACTACCCGACCTCGACCAGCTCCGGCACGTTCGGCGCGATCGCCATCTCGCCGGGCTTCACCGCGTACTGGTCGAGCATCTCCTGGCTCGGCCCGCGCCTGGCCTCGCACGGCTTCGTGGTGATCGGCATCGAGACGAACACCACCGCGGACCAGCCGGCCTCGCGGGGCAGCCAGCTCCTGGCCGCGCTGGACTACCTGACCCAGCGCAGCTCGGTCCGCACCCGGATCGACGCGAGCCGGCTCGCCGTTGCCGGGCACTCGATGGGCGGCGGCGGCAGCCTGGAGGCGGCGAGCGACCGGCCGTCGCTGCAGGCCGCGGTGCCGCTCGCGCCGTGGAACACCGACAAGACCTGGTCCGAGCTGCGGGTCCCGACGCTGATCATCGGTGGTGAGTCGGACGCGATCGCGCCGGTCGCCTCGCACTCGATCCCGTTCTACAACAGCATCCCGGCGTCGGCGGAGAAGTCGTACCTGGAGCTGAACAACGCGAGCCACTTCTTCCCGCAGACCACCGACACCTGGACCGGCGTGCAGATGGTCTCCTGGCTGAAGCGATTCGTCGACAACGACACCCGGTACGACCAGTTCATCTGTCCCGGACCGAGCAGCCTGTCGATCTCGGACTACCGCAGCACCTGCCCGCTGAGCTGA
- a CDS encoding efflux RND transporter periplasmic adaptor subunit, protein MGVALAGRRRLIWLLVAAVVLALIAFGVVRALTAGAANSATKAAETATADKGAVTTEVATTGTLQAAQTRSLSFSVDGTVETVKVRAGTTVTAGQVLATVDDTDAAEAVSDASEALDEARDNLDEAEENAASASATTAATTGCDVAAAYTTSPAASPTVTASPSATETASPSGSVTASASASAASGRTSKAAASPTTKVPGGGAGTTGGSCGSGTGTGSGSGSGSGSGSSGGGQQGGSGSGADAILSAQQRVTKAEVTLAEAEEALDGATITAPIAGKILTVGGKVGSQVTSGSAFITLADVYDMQISADFPEADADHLEVRQKAVITLADRAGETFDATIVQVDPVGTSDGTLTRFGVVLSFDDAPEELLVGQSASVKVTTGSKKDVVRVPSTAVHDVSGSTGTVLLGGSPRQVRLGLRGDQYTEITSGVAEGEVVATSW, encoded by the coding sequence ATGGGTGTTGCACTGGCCGGTCGCCGGCGTCTGATCTGGCTCCTCGTGGCGGCCGTCGTGCTCGCGCTGATCGCCTTCGGCGTGGTGCGTGCGCTGACGGCGGGCGCCGCGAACTCCGCGACGAAGGCGGCCGAGACGGCCACCGCCGACAAGGGCGCGGTGACCACCGAGGTCGCCACCACCGGCACGCTGCAGGCCGCGCAGACGCGCAGCCTGTCGTTCTCGGTCGACGGCACGGTGGAGACCGTGAAGGTACGGGCCGGCACGACGGTCACCGCGGGTCAGGTGCTCGCGACGGTCGACGACACGGACGCGGCCGAGGCGGTCAGCGACGCTTCCGAGGCTCTCGACGAGGCGCGGGACAACCTCGACGAGGCGGAGGAGAACGCGGCGTCGGCGAGCGCGACCACCGCGGCGACGACCGGGTGCGACGTCGCCGCGGCGTACACGACCAGCCCGGCGGCCTCCCCCACGGTGACGGCCAGTCCTTCTGCCACGGAGACGGCGTCCCCCTCAGGCTCGGTGACGGCGTCGGCTTCGGCGTCGGCGGCGTCCGGCCGTACCTCGAAAGCGGCGGCGTCTCCCACCACGAAGGTCCCCGGAGGCGGCGCCGGGACCACCGGCGGGAGCTGCGGCAGCGGAACCGGAACGGGAAGCGGAAGTGGCAGCGGAAGTGGCAGTGGGAGCAGCGGCGGCGGGCAGCAGGGTGGGAGCGGCAGCGGGGCCGACGCGATCCTGAGCGCGCAGCAGCGGGTCACCAAGGCCGAGGTGACCCTGGCGGAGGCGGAGGAGGCCCTCGACGGGGCGACCATCACCGCGCCGATCGCCGGCAAGATCCTCACGGTCGGCGGCAAGGTGGGCAGCCAGGTCACGTCCGGGTCGGCGTTCATCACCCTGGCCGACGTGTACGACATGCAGATCAGCGCGGACTTCCCGGAGGCCGATGCCGATCACCTCGAGGTGCGGCAGAAAGCCGTGATCACGCTCGCCGACCGGGCGGGGGAGACGTTCGACGCCACGATTGTGCAGGTCGACCCGGTCGGCACCAGCGACGGCACGCTGACCAGGTTCGGGGTGGTGCTCTCCTTCGACGACGCGCCGGAGGAGCTGCTCGTCGGGCAGAGCGCGAGCGTGAAGGTGACGACCGGGAGCAAGAAGGACGTGGTACGGGTGCCCAGCACCGCCGTCCACGACGTCAGCGGCTCCACCGGGACCGTGCTGCTCGGCGGCTCGCCGCGTCAGGTGAGGCTCGGACTGCGCGGCGATCAGTACACCGAGATCACCTCCGGCGTGGCCGAGGGCGAGGTCGTCGCCACATCATGGTGA
- a CDS encoding ABC transporter ATP-binding protein, with the protein MSKPVLEVRDLTKIYGEGEATVHALRGVSLTVQRGDYAAIMGSSGSGKSTLMNILGALDIPTSGTYLLDGVDVSRLSDAQLALARNRLIGFIFQAFNLIPRTSAVANVELPLAYAGVKPKERRRRAMQALDIVGLADRAGHEPNQLSGGQQQRVAVARALVTEPALLLADEPTGNLDSKSTDDVLQVFDDLSAAGRTIVIITHEDEVGARAKRLIRLVDGSIVTDVRQSPLHLPPIGAAAVLAGRHHA; encoded by the coding sequence ATGAGCAAGCCGGTCCTCGAGGTCCGCGACCTCACGAAGATCTACGGCGAGGGCGAGGCGACCGTGCACGCGCTGCGCGGGGTCTCGCTGACCGTCCAGCGTGGCGACTACGCGGCGATCATGGGCTCGTCCGGGTCCGGCAAGTCGACCCTGATGAACATCCTCGGCGCGCTCGACATCCCCACCTCCGGCACGTACCTGCTGGACGGGGTGGACGTGAGCCGTCTCTCCGACGCGCAGCTCGCCCTGGCCCGGAACCGGCTCATCGGGTTCATCTTCCAGGCGTTCAACCTGATCCCGCGGACCAGCGCCGTCGCGAACGTGGAGCTGCCCCTGGCGTACGCCGGGGTGAAGCCGAAGGAACGCCGCAGGCGTGCCATGCAAGCCCTGGACATCGTGGGGCTGGCGGACCGCGCCGGCCACGAGCCCAACCAGCTCTCCGGCGGTCAGCAGCAGCGGGTCGCGGTGGCCCGGGCGCTGGTCACCGAGCCGGCCCTGCTGCTCGCCGACGAGCCCACCGGCAACCTGGACTCCAAGTCCACCGACGACGTGCTGCAGGTCTTCGACGACCTCAGCGCGGCCGGCCGGACCATCGTGATCATCACGCACGAGGACGAGGTCGGTGCCCGCGCCAAGCGGCTGATCCGCCTGGTCGACGGCTCGATCGTGACCGACGTGCGGCAGTCGCCGCTGCACCTGCCGCCGATCGGCGCGGCGGCGGTTCTGGCCGGGCGGCACCACGCATGA
- a CDS encoding response regulator transcription factor, which produces MTVSDPGARPARVLVVDDEPNISALLSATLRLVAFDVRVAESGHGALVAVQEFEPDLIVLDVMLPDVDGFEVARRLRAAGHRVPVLFLTARDAVEDRIVGLSAGADDYVTKPFSLEEVVLRIRAILRRSQPDEPAPETGVLRYADLELDEHAHEVRRAGRLIELSPTEFNLLRYLMTNAGRVVSKAQILDRVWKYDFGGDGRIVESYVYYLRRKIDRTDPPLIHTVRGVGYALRLPREE; this is translated from the coding sequence GTGACCGTCAGTGACCCCGGGGCGCGCCCCGCCCGCGTCCTCGTCGTCGACGACGAGCCGAACATCTCCGCGCTGCTCAGCGCGACGCTCCGGCTCGTCGCCTTCGACGTCCGGGTCGCCGAATCCGGGCACGGCGCCCTGGTCGCGGTGCAGGAGTTCGAACCGGACCTGATCGTCCTGGACGTGATGCTCCCGGACGTGGACGGGTTCGAGGTGGCCCGCCGGCTGCGTGCCGCAGGCCACCGGGTGCCCGTCCTGTTCCTCACCGCGCGTGACGCCGTCGAGGACCGGATCGTCGGTCTCTCGGCCGGCGCCGACGACTACGTGACCAAGCCGTTCAGCCTCGAGGAGGTCGTGCTACGGATACGCGCGATCCTGCGGCGCAGCCAGCCGGACGAGCCGGCCCCGGAGACGGGGGTGCTGCGCTACGCGGACCTGGAGCTGGACGAGCACGCCCACGAGGTGCGGCGGGCCGGCCGGCTGATCGAACTGTCCCCGACCGAGTTCAACCTGCTCCGCTACCTGATGACGAACGCGGGGCGGGTGGTGAGCAAGGCGCAGATCCTGGACCGGGTGTGGAAGTACGACTTCGGTGGCGACGGGCGGATCGTGGAGTCGTACGTGTACTACCTGCGGCGGAAGATCGATCGGACGGATCCGCCGCTGATCCACACGGTTCGCGGGGTGGGGTATGCGCTGCGATTGCCGCGCGAAGAATGA